From Desulfoplanes formicivorans:
AACAGCCCGCACGGACCCGCACCAACAACCACCGGACGGGGCGAGGGTGGTTTCACAACACGTGGCGGAGGGGTATACTCCAGATGAGGAGATAGGGTATACGGGCAGGATCCGGAAGGCGTTGTGCCCGAAGCCAGTTCCACATCCAGGGTATAGACGAAAAAGACCATCCCCCGCTTGCGGGCATCAATGGATTGCCTGCGCACCTGCATGGTCCTGATGCCACAGGGGCTGATTCCCAGACGCTGGGCCACAGCCCTGTGCAGATCTTCCTGGGTATGATCAATGGGGAGTTTGATCTGGGTTATGCGTAAAAAGGTCATGGAAAATCCCGAAACATGGGTGAACAAAACAGAGCCAACCCACATCCCCTCAATGGTCAGGCCGAACAACTACACGGGAAATGGGTCAATGAAGGATTGGGTGGCTGAACTTTCATGCCAGGTCAAGCACATTTCCCGGAGACTTGAGCTGATAGGGGAGATAGTGCTGGATATTTTGTGCTCCGTGTGCCATGTTTGCAGGAATCCATGTCTCAAATAGTCATGGTCAAATACATGACTGGCACAATGCCACCATCTGGCAGAATATCAGCAGCATTGATTCCCGTTCTCCAACCAACAAGGAGGTACCCCTATGGCAGACAAACCCAAACCCACAACCACAGATGCTGGCATTCCCGTATCCAGCGATGAATTTTCCCTTACCGTGGGTCCCGACGGTCCCATCCTGCTCCATGATCACTACCTGATGGAACAGATGGCCAACTTCAACCGGGAGATGATTCCGGACCGCCAGCCCCATGCCAAGGGCTCAGGGGCATTCGGGCACTTTGAGGTGACCAGTGACGTGAGTGCGTACACCAAGGCGGCCGTGTTCCAGCCAGGTACTAAAACCGAAGTACTGGCGCGATTTTCCACTGTGGCCGGGGAGAGCGGCAGCCCGGACACGTGGCGGGATGTGCGCGGGTTTGCCCTCAAATTTTACACCACGGAGGGCAACTACGACATGGTGGGGAACAACACCCCGGTGTTCTTCATCCGTGATCCCATGAAATTTCAGGACTTCATTCATTCCCAGAAGCGTCGTGCCGACAATGGTCTTCGTGACAACGACATGCAATGGGACTTCTGGACCCTGTGTCCGGAATCCGCCCACCAGGTGACCATTCTCATGAGCGATCGGGGCATCCCCAAGAGCTACAGACACATGAACGGGTATTCAAGCCATACCTACATGTGGATCAATGCCCAGGGTGAACGCTTCTGGGTCAAGTATCATTTCAAGACCGACCAGGGGATTGACTTTCTCACCCAGGAAGAGGGGGATCGTATCGCAGGCACGGATGCGGATTATCACCGGCGCGACCTTGCCGAGGCCATCAACCGGGGCGAGTATCCCAGCTGGACCCTCAAAGTCCAGATCATGCCCTTTGACGAGGCCGCAACCTATCGATTCAATCCCTTTGATCTGACCAAGGTCTGGCCCCATGGCGACTATCCCCTCCATGAAGTGGGACGGTTGCAGCTCACCCGGAATCCCAGCGACTTTCACACGGAAATCGAACAGGCAGCCTTTGAACCCAACAACATGGTACCCGGTATCGGCCCAAGTCCCGACAGGATGCTTCTGGCCCGCCTGGTTTCATATTCTGATGCCCATCGGGCCCGTTTGGGGGTCAACTACAAACACATCCCGGTGAACCGGCCCAAATCGCCCGTGCACAGCTACGCAAAGGGTGGGGCCATGCGCATGATCAATGTGTCTGATCCCGTGTACAAACCCAACTCCAAGGGAGGACCCAAGGCGGATCCCCAGCGCTATCCCGAACAGGCCGTATGGAGTGCTGACGGCGAGTTCATGCGCACCGCCTATACCCTGCGCAAAGATGATGACGACTTCGGCCAGGCCGGAACCCTGGTGCGGGAAGTTATGGACGATGCCCAACGAGACAGGCTGGTGGCCAACGTGATCGGCCATCTCAAGGGGGGCGTGAGGGAACCGGTTCTCCAGCGCGCCCTGGACTACTGGCACAACATAGACAAACATATCGGGGACCGCATAGCCAAGGGGCTCCGGAATACGTGATCATGATTCCGGATGGGGTTGATTGTTCCAGAACCAGAGGATGATCAACCCAATCCGGACCCCAGGAACATTGTCCTGGACATGTATTTCCCATGCCTGGGGCAGTGTAACCCTGTTTCTTGCTGCCACGCCTCTTTTCCCCTTGACCAACCCAGTACTTTCACATACATCTCTTTGAAGCGACTCCGGAACCACTTGCATACACCAAAGGGTTATCAGGACCAACTGATGACCCTTTTTTTGTGGGAGCATCCGTGTACCAAGATGCGGAGTCGGCATCCCTTCATCTTTTGATGCAGCGATCCTTGTTATCTCCCCGCGATACCGTTTTTCCGTCTTGCCAGATCCCCTCTTCATCTTTTTTGAATTGCAGGTTTATCAGGACAGTGCACGCAAGGAGATGTCTCCCTTCAGGGACACGACATCCGTATTTTCTTTTCCTCACCGGCAGGCAGGAAAATGGAACAACACGCCGGTAAGGATATCATCCATTATATGTTGACCCAACGTACCACCCGCACCGCAACTCATTCGCAAATCCGTCAGCCCCGCAACAGCCAGAAAGCAGGCCAGACACAACCGGACCCAAAAGGGGTTTTCGCCCGGCTCATCCCGGAACTCCAAAAGGCTGTAGCCGACAAGGGATACTCGCATCCAACCCCCATTCAGGAACAGGCCATTCCCTTTCTGACCAAGGGTCAGGACATTATCGGATGCGCCCAGACCGGAACCGGCAAGACAGCCGCCTTCAGTCTGCCCATTTTGGAGTATCTCTTTACCAACCCGAAAAAACGCATTCCCGGCAACCCCAGGGTGCTTGTTCTTGCGCCCACCCGTGAACTGGCCGCACAGATCGACGCCTCCATCCAGGATTACAGCAAATACATGCGCATCCATCACACGGTCATCTTTGGCGGTGTGAGCCAAAATCCCCAGGTCAAGGCACTGAAACGCGGCCTGGACATTCTCGTGGCAACGCCGGGCAGACTTCTGGATCTCATGGGCCAGGGGTACATTGACCTGAGCCGTATTGAAATCTTTGTGCTGGACGAGGCCGACCGGATGCTGGACATGGGATTTCTCCCGGATATCCGCAGAGTCATTGCCCAACTGCCCGTCAAAAGACAATCTCTGTTCTTTTCCGCAACCATGGAAAAACAGATCATGGATCTGGCCACCACCCTGGTGACCAATCCTGCACGGGTGAACATTGCTCCGGAACAACCCGCTGTGGAACGGATTGTACAGAAACTCTATTTTGTGGACAAAAACGCCAAACCGACTCTGCTCAACCGGCTCATGCAGGATGCCTCCTTCAAAAAGGTCATCGTGTTCACACAGATGAAACACATGGCCAACCGAGTGGTTGCCAAACTGACCAGTGCCGGGGTCTCTGCAGCAGCCATCCACGGCAACAAGAGCCAGAATGCCCGTACACAGGCCTTGAATGCGTACAAAAAGGGCAAAATCCGCGTGCTCGTGGCCACGGATATCGCGGCCCGGGGCATTGACGTGGACGGGATCACCCATGTGATCAACTATGATCTTCCCGTGGAACCCGAAACCTATGTCCACCGCATCGGACGGACTGCCAGAGCCGGTGCCCAAGGCATGGCCATTTCCTTTTGCAGTGCCCCTGAGCGTGATTATCTGCGCAGTATCGAACGATTGCTGCGAAAGAGCGTGCCTGTGGTCATGGATCATCCCTTTCACAGCGAAGAGGCCAAAAACGCCACGGGTGCAGCAGCCCGGCCTGCCCCCCGAGGACAACAAACCAGATCAAGACGTCCACGATCACAAACCAGCAGGATCGCACCGGCCAGCCCCCGATCCAGACAGGGACAACGGACACCACGACGCTCAAGACGGGCATCATAAGCTTTCCAGCATTACACCGGGACGTCTGGGGCAATCAGACAATATGCCTGCAACCCAAAAAGAAAATGGGAGAAGCCTTGAGAGCACCTGTTTTCCAGGGATATAATCGTCCTTGAGGCGCACCCCTTACCCAAACAAGAGAAAAAGGCTGTCGGAATATTTCCGGCAGCCTTTTTTCATGGCAATTCATGCAAAATGGTTACGGGATCAATGTTCCCCCATGAAGCCCCAGAGTCTGGTCCAACCCAAACATGATATTGGCATTGGCCAGGGCCTGACCTGATGCTCCCCGGCACAGATTGTCAATGGCCGTGACAATGATCAGCCGATCGGTTCGGGGATCAACAGCCAGGCCGATGTCACAGAACATGGTTCCCCGCACCCATTTGGTCTGGGGCAATGCGCCCTGGGGCAGAACCCGGACCCATGATTTGTGGGCATAAAAACGGGTGAACAGATCATGCACAGCCGTTAACGTGGCCGGTTGGTTAAGACGTGTATAGATGGTGGAAAGAATGCCCCGGTCAATGGGCACCAGGTGGGTGTTAAAGGACAGGGTCACCGGGGTGCTGGCAGCCACGGAAACCTCTTGTTCAATCTCGGGCGTATGCCGATGCTGGCCCAGATTGTAGGCCCTGAAATTTTCATTCACTTCGCAAAACAGGGAAGAAACACTGGCCTTGCGTCCGGCACCGGTTGCCCCTGACTTGCTGTCCACCACAATGTCCTCGGTCTTGATGAGCCCCTGTTGCAAGGCAGGGTACAGGCCCAGGATGGCAGAAGTGGGATAGCAACCGGGATTGGCAATGAGCTCGGCATGGGCAATGTCCTGGGCATAGAGTTCAGGCAGGCCGTAAACCGCCTGGGACAGAAGCTGCTGCTGGGTATGGGTGACATTGTACCAGGCTTCATAGACCCCGGCATCATGCAGACGAAAATCCGCACTCAGGTCGATCACTCTGACCTTGCGGGCCAGAAGTTCGGCAGCAATGTTCATGGCTGTTCCGTGGGGCACGGCCAGAAAAACCAGATCGCACTCTTTGGCCAGAACATCCGGATCCGGCGAAACAAGGGGAACATCAGCCAGAATTGTGGCCTGCAGATGGGGAAAAATATCCACCAGCGTCTTGCCGGCCTCCTTGCGCGAAGTGGCCAGAACCAGTTTGAAAACGGGATGACCGATCATGAGCCGGGCCAATTCCATACCTGTATAGCCGGTTGCGCCGACCAGGCCTGTTTTTATGTATTGTTCCATGTGGTTATCTTGTAATTGTTAAGGGTTGAGGAAGCGAACCAAGAGGACGGATGAAACGCAGTGGTGGTTGAAGATGCTGGCATTTTTTACTGCGCACATGTTTACTTTCTTTCGCTGTACCACTCGTTCATGAATGTCCGGTATTCGCCGGACTGTACATCACGAAGCCATTTCATGTTGGAGGTGTACCAGGCAATGGTCTCCCTGATCCCCGAGGCAAAATCATGATCAGGAGTCCAGCCCAGTTCCCTGGTAGCCAGGGAAAAATCCATGGCATAACGGCGGTCGTGACCCGGACGATCCTTGACAAAGGTGATCAGGGACTCGGATTTGCCCAGTTCCCGGAGAATGATCTTGATGATGTTGATGTTGGCCATCTCGGCATGACCACCGAAATTGTACACCTGACCAGGCTGGCCCTTTTCCAGGGCCATGGCCACACCCTTGCAATGATCGCGCACATAAATCCAATCGCGCACATTAAGGCCGTCCCCGTACACCGGGATGGATTCGTCCTGCATGGCCCTGGTAAAAACAAGGGGAATGAGTTTTTCAGGAAACTGGTACGGACCGTAATTGTTGGAGCACCGGGTAATGACAACGGGCATGCCGTAGGTCTTGTGATAGGCCCGGGCCAGCAGATCGGCCGAAGCCTTGGATGCCGAATAGGGACTGTTGGGTGCCAGGGGAGTGGTTTCGGAAAACAGCCCTTCAGGTCCCAGGGAACCATAGACTTCGTCCGTTGATATCTGAACGAATCTGGGAATATCCAGCTGGCGGGCCGCTTCGAGAAGGGTCTGGGTACCGTTGATATTGGTGGTGACAAAGGGAGAGGGATCGTTGATGGACCGGTCCACATGGGATTCGGCTGCAAAATTGACCACCGCGTCAATCTGGTGAGCACGCATTGTTTTCATGATCAAGGAGGCATCATTGATGTCCCCGTGAACAAAAACATATCTGCTCCCACCATGTTTTTTTTCAATGGAGGCCAAATTCTGGAGGTTGCCGGCATAGGTCAGCTTGTCCACATTGACGACGAGTACATCGTCCCTGGTGTCAAAAAGATAATGGATAAAATTGGAACCAATAAAGCCACATCCACCGGTTACGAGAATATTCATGCGTCTTCCTTGTGGGGTCGTGTTTGGGAAAGAATCCGGGAACAACAGGGTACCTTCCGGATCCATAATACAATGTTTGAAAGATATCAGAAAAAAAGAACTTGCCTTGCAAGATCTTTTTTTCTAGAAAACGTCCCTGTTCGGGCGGTTAACTCAGCGGTGAGAGTGCCATCTTCACACGGTGGAAGTCCGGAGTTCAAATCTCCGACCGCCCACCACATACAACGAGCAAGGCCCTGGTTCTTTCCAGGGCCTTTTTTTATACCCCGGTGGATCAGGGTGCTTCTGTTTGGGCTCCCTGTTTTCGTCCACAGCGCTGGATATAAAGTTTGACTCCAAAGAGCAACCCTTATGCAGATAGCCCTGTACGAACCGGAAATCCCTCCCAATACGGGAACCATAGCCCGTCTCTGCGCCGCCGTGACCACGCCCCTCAATCTTATCGAACCTCTGGGCTTCAGCCTGGACGACCGATACCTGAAACGGGCGGGCCTGGATTACTGGCCCCATGTGGACGTTCGTGTGTGGAAGAACTGGTCCTCGTTCACCGCATCCCTGGACCCGTGTGTGCGCCTGATCATGACCAGCGCCCGCAAGGGACAACCCCATCATACCTTTTCCTTTCACACAAAGGACATCATTGTTCTGGGTCCTGAAACCCGGGGACTACCTGGTGAAATCATGGACCAGGCGGATTATCTTGTGCGCATCCCCATCTGGGGGCAGGTAAGATCCATCAACCTGGCCAATTGCGCGTCCATACTCCTGTATGAAGGTCTCCGCCAGACAGGAGAACTGGACAGTCATTGACCTCAGCACCGGTTTTGCAGGTCATCAGCGGGGTGAATGAATAAAGCATACTGCGCCGGTCGATGTTTCCCGGGGCCGTATGCAATGCAACATCAGGGTGGTTGCCGCCTACCTCCGCGCCGATATGAACGTCTGTTGCCTGCTGTGTGCTGTGCTTCCTTCTGTGCTACTTGCCCACAACGAACAGGCTGATACCTGTGCCGGTGTACAGGATAATAATTCTCCAACCTCAACCAAGGTCTGATATGTTCTCCTTTGCATTGATCATCCTGCTCATTGTCCTGGCTGAGATCAAGGCCAGGAAGGACTATCTCAAGAAACACTCCATTCCGTTTGAACCCAAAAAGGTCGGTGAGTATCCATATAACGAGTTCATCGATGAATGCGGTCCGCCGCTTCACTGGAGACTCAAACAGGGGTACGCATCAAAGCAGGTCCATATCAACAGCCTGGGACAGCGCGGACCTGAACCACAACCCGGGAAACGCAAGATCTGGGTTGCCGGGGAATCGGAACTGTTTGGCGCCAAATTGCCTGAAGAACAGCACTTGTGGTTGAACGTCCTGCAAAACAGGCTGGACGAGGCAGGGTATGACTATCAGGTCATGAATGCATCCATCATCGGCTACAACGGCCAGCAGACTGCAGAGGCAGTGACCGCGCTTCCCATCGGTCCTGGCGATATTCTGCTGATCCGGCCCAATATGAACGATCTTTCCATCGCCGTTGTCAACGGAAAGGACTGGGAGCCAGGCACTCCCTGGCCCATGGCGTTTATTCACAAGCTTCAAAGTCACAAGCCGTGGTACCAGAAAGCGCTTGACCAAACCTGCCTTGGTACTGCCCTGCGGAAAAAATGGATGAAGAGTGACGAAAGACAAAAGGCCTTTGCCAGCAAACCCGGTTTCCAACAGGAACGAGTGTTTGAAGAATCCCTGCATCTCCTCAGGCGGATGACCGCTTATGCACGAGAAAGGGGGGCAGATGTGGCCATGTTCGACTACGTTTTCAGTTATGAAGCCGAGGTCAACCCCGAGGATGAGGCCAAGCTCTCGGCTATTCAGTCCAACTGGCGATTTTACATCGACAAATGGAGCACAATCCAGTTCGCTCTCCAGGACTTTGCCGTGGACAGATTTGCCGTCCCTGAGGGATTGCCCGTACTGCGCCTGGCTCCGTACATCTGGAAACATCCCCGACGTTACCAAATGTTTATTGATATCGTGCACTTCAATGCAGAGGGCCATACCGTCTATGCCCAGGCTCTTTACAACGAGCTGCGTGACAAGAAAATCATCGCAAAAGACACTTAATGAACAGAGAAAAACGCATCAAATCCCTTATTGAGGCTCGACAGGATATCGAACCGGGACAGGATGTGGAGATCGACATGTTCCGTCCGAGCGATGCGTTGGGCATTTCCCTTGCCTATCTGGCAATCCATGAAGATTCATTCCCCATCGATCATGTCTACACCTAACGCCACCAATGATCAGTACACCATTGTTGCACGAACGCCCAAGGGTGAAGTGGTGGGGCTGGTTGGTCTCTTTCGCCATGCGCCCAATCCGAAAGTGCACGAGATCGGTGAGCTCATGATTCTCAAATCCTACCGTAACAGCCATCTTGCCGTTGACTTGAGCCAGGTAGCTGGAGGCAACTGTCCGAAACGTTTCGGGTTGCAGGTGCTCTTTAGCGAAACAGTGTGCAACCATCGAGTGTCACAGCGGCTTGCCCTGCAGCAGGGGATGGTGCCCACCGGACTGGAGCTGGAATGCATGCCCGCAGGAGCCTACAAAAAATGAGGGCGGCTTCGCTTGCAACGTCTCCCTGACACTCATGTTTCTGGTCAGGGAGAAATCGGTCTGTTCCGTCTGCCTTCCTGACGAGTATGCTCCATTCATACAGTCTCTTTACGCCGGGCTCGGACTTGTCCGGGAGCATATGAAGGGTCGGGCACTGTCCGGAAAGACCGACAAGCAGGATTTTGTGCTTGCAGATTCCAAACTGGTCCGACTGACTGTGAAAAAAACCGGGACCGACTTCGCAGGGATCATTGAAAAGGGCGAATCCACATTCGGTCCCGGCGGTCTGATGCAGGTATACTTGAATCTGGGCGATCCCGGTGTTGCAGAGGCTGTCACCATCCTGCGCCAGCGGGGGTACTTTTTTGGCGGCCTGCTTCCCTGCTGGTTCGGGTCTGACGGCATGATCATGCAAAGGGTGCCCCGGCAGCCGGACTGGGATGCCCTGCAACTCTACGGCAAAAAGACCAGGGCTATTTTCGAATATGTCCGAAGTGACTACATGGATCAATAGGTGTACTGGTCGACCAGTGACCGGAATTGTTGAGGCGTGAGTTCCTCGCCTGTATCCTGCTCCCTGTCCCGCCAGACCACTGACGGGTGATCCTCCTCCCATCTATCAAGGCACTTTGCTGCCCCGGACCCGCTGCCATGGGGTACAAAATGGAAAATGGGGTCTTACAAGGATTAAAGTTATAATACTTTGATACACTTGTATTTTTACCGTTTTTTATGTGGTTAAGCGTGAAAGTCGAGTCCAGTAGAATACAAAAGAAGTGCCTTTTCTACTTTGATAGAAAAGGCACTTCTTTTTGTTCATGGCATGAATGATATCAGATATCCCTTTTCAAGCTATTCCACGGTCACACTCTTGGCCAGATTTCTGGGTTGATCCACATCCTTGCCCAGGTAGACGGCCATTTCATAGGCAAAGAGCTGCAACGCCGGGAGCACGAAAAAACTGCCCAGCGGTCCCCTTACCCGCGGGATGACCCAGGTGTCCTCTTCCTGGATATTGGCTCCCTTGTGGGTCAGGGCGATGATCCTGCCACCGCGGGCCTGTACTTCCTTGAGATTGGACTTGACCTTGGGCAGGAGAAAATCGTCCAGGGCCAGGGCAAAGGTGGGAAAATCCGGTTCGATAAGGGCAATGGGTCCGTGCTTCATTTCGCCGGAAGCATACCCTTCGGCATGGATATAGGAAATTTCCTTGAGCTTGAGGGCCCCTTCCAGGGCCAGGGGAAAATTGATGCCCCGGCCGAGATAGAAAAAACTTTTGGCCCAGGCATATTCCCTGGCCAGCTTTTTGGCCTTTTTGCGGATCATGGGCAGCTCTTCCTTGAGCTGCTTGGGCAGGGCAAGAAGACCGGGCAGAATCGTATCCCTGACTTCCTGACGCAAGGTCCCTTTCTTCTCCCCCCAGTAATAGGCCAAAAGGGTCAGCAGGACCAGCTGGCTGCACATGGCCTTGGTGGAGGCCACACTGATCTCGGGACCTGCCTGGGTATAAATGACCGCATCCGACTCCCTGGCCACGGAGGATCCGACCACATTGCACAGTCCCAGTACGGGAACCCCCTTTTCACGGACAATGCGCATACCCGCCAAGGTATCGGCCGTCTCTCCCGACTGGCTGATGGCCAGGACTAGGTCATCCTTGTCCAGGACCAGACTCCGGTAACGAAATTCCGAGGCAATCTCCACCTGTACGGGGATCCTGGCCCACGACTCAATGATATACTTGGCCCACAGGCCGGCATGATAGGATGTCCCGCAGGCCACAATGCTCAACCTTTTGGGCACGTCCATGGTTTTCAGTTCCGGGATATCCAAAGTCTGTTTGCGCTCGTCCACACGACCGGCCAAACAGTCCCGGATGACCTGGGGCTGCTCAAAGATTTCCTTGAGCATGAAATGCTTGTACCCGGATTTCTGAGCAGCCTGCAGATCCCAAGCAATGTGCTGGTTTTTCTTGCTCAGGGGTTCCAGGGTCTCCACGTCATAAAGTTTCCAGGAATTGGCATCCATCTCCACCATCTGGTTGTCTTCGAGAAAGATGACCTCCCGGGTGTAGGGCAGAAAGGCCGGAATATCCGAGGCCACAAAATTCTCGCCCGCTCCCAGACCAAGGAGCAGAGGACTTGCATTGCGCGCCGCCCAGATCTTGCCGGGATTTTCCAGATCAATGAGGGCAAAGGCATAGGAGCCATCCACCTGTTTCAGGGCCCAGGAAATGGCCTCGGGGATGGAATCCTTGAGCCGGGCACCCTTGGAGATGAGATAGGCCAGCACCTCGGTATCCGTATCTGACCAGAATTTGTGACCTTCCTTTTGCAAGGCATCCTTGAGTTCCTGATAATTTTCAATGATCCCGTTGTGGACCAGGGCAAGGCGGCCCTGGTCATCAATGTGCGGATGGGCGTTTTTCTCCGTGGGCAGTCCATGGGTGGCCCAACGGGTATGACCAATGCCATAGGTGGCCGAAAGGGCGTTGATCCTTTCCAGCTTTTTTTCCAGGACACTCAATTTACCTTCGGAACGAACCACATTGATCCGATCCTTTTTCATGTAGGCGATGCCGGCCGAGTCATACCCCCGGTATTCAAGGCTTTTGAGTCCTTCCACAATGATGGGCAAGGCAGGCCTGTGACCCGCATATCCGATGATCCCGCACATGTATTACGCTCCTTGTTTATCCCCGAAAAGGCAGATGCAAAAAAATGCTCTTCACCATATTATTTCAGACCCTTTCCCAAAAAAGCGGCCATTGTTCAAGCAAAGATTGCAGGGCCTTGCCCCTGTGGCTGCGACTGTTCTTCATGGCCCGGTCCATCTGGGCCGAAGTCATGCTGGCCGCATCATCCCAAAACACCGGATCATAACCAAAACCGTTATCACCCATGGGAGACGTGGTGATCCTTCCCTCCCAGGTACCTCGGCTGACCAGCATCTCTCCATTGGGCGCATAGGCCGTTATGACACACACAAAACGGGTGGTTCGTTTGCTGGTGGGAATATCTTTCAACTCATCGAGAAGTTTGCGATAATTGCGTTCATCGGTTGCATCAGGCCCTGAATATCTTGCCGAATACACGCCGGGACGGCCGTCCAGGGCATCCACTTCCAGGCCGGAATCATCAGCAACAGCCACGTGCCCGGTCAGTCGGGCAACGGTCTCGGCCTTGATGCGTGCGTTCTCCTCAAAGGTGGTTCCGGTCTCCTCGATTTCGCCGATCTGGGGAAAATCCCGCAATCCACAGATGGTGATATCCGGCATGAGTTCCTTGAACATGGATCTGAATTCCGCAATTTTACCCTGATTGCCCGTGGCAAGTACAATGGTGCTCATCAACTCGTCCTTATCTGTTTCTATGGTTATACATCATCCATGCAATATGATGAAATATCGAGTCATTCATGCATACCCGCTGCACAGGAGTACGGTTCGGGAAACAACCACGCAATGACAGCACCAGGTGTATCCAGCGCAGTCACTTTGCTGCATTGTTCTTTTTGAGCAGCAGGGTTACCATGGTTCCCTGTCCCTTGGTACTGGTCACCTCGATACGGCCCCCTATCTCCTCGATGACCTTCTTGGTCATGGCCAGTCCCAAACCCGAACCGTTCTTCTTGGTACTGAAAAAGGGGTTGAAAATGTCTTCCATATGTCTTGTGTCGATCCCCGTACCTGTGTCCACCACCTCGATACTCACATATGCACCCTGATCACGGGTGGTCACGCTGAGCTCTCCGCCCTTGCCCATACTTTCAATACCGTTTTTGACCACATTGATCAGGCTCTGTTTGATGGCTTCGGCCCGTCCATGCACCGGAGGAAGATTTCTGGTCAGATGCAGCTTGAGATGAACGCCCTGCTTCTCGCACCCCATGCCCATGACCTGCATGGTCTCTTCAACAATCTTGTTCACCTCGACCATGCCGTGTTCATGGGGTGTGGGCCGGGCAAAATTGAGAATACCCCGAAGAATGGTGTCCAGCCGTTTGGATTCGTCCAAGATGATCTGTACCTTCTGAAGCGCAGCCGGTGAAAGCTCCTCCATCTTGAGCAAGGATCCGGCAAACCCGCCAATGGATACCAGGGGATTACGGATTTCATGGGCAATATATGCGGCCAGTTCTCCCAGGGCCGCCATTTTTTCGGACTGTTGCAGCTGCTTTTCCATATGCGTCCGTCTGGAAATGTCCCGACGCATCTCCAAAAGCGACGTCACACGGGATTGGTCGTCCAAAATGGGGTACACATAAATCCGGAAATAGGTGAGCT
This genomic window contains:
- a CDS encoding DEAD/DEAH box helicase gives rise to the protein MLTQRTTRTATHSQIRQPRNSQKAGQTQPDPKGVFARLIPELQKAVADKGYSHPTPIQEQAIPFLTKGQDIIGCAQTGTGKTAAFSLPILEYLFTNPKKRIPGNPRVLVLAPTRELAAQIDASIQDYSKYMRIHHTVIFGGVSQNPQVKALKRGLDILVATPGRLLDLMGQGYIDLSRIEIFVLDEADRMLDMGFLPDIRRVIAQLPVKRQSLFFSATMEKQIMDLATTLVTNPARVNIAPEQPAVERIVQKLYFVDKNAKPTLLNRLMQDASFKKVIVFTQMKHMANRVVAKLTSAGVSAAAIHGNKSQNARTQALNAYKKGKIRVLVATDIAARGIDVDGITHVINYDLPVEPETYVHRIGRTARAGAQGMAISFCSAPERDYLRSIERLLRKSVPVVMDHPFHSEEAKNATGAAARPAPRGQQTRSRRPRSQTSRIAPASPRSRQGQRTPRRSRRAS
- the argC gene encoding N-acetyl-gamma-glutamyl-phosphate reductase translates to MEQYIKTGLVGATGYTGMELARLMIGHPVFKLVLATSRKEAGKTLVDIFPHLQATILADVPLVSPDPDVLAKECDLVFLAVPHGTAMNIAAELLARKVRVIDLSADFRLHDAGVYEAWYNVTHTQQQLLSQAVYGLPELYAQDIAHAELIANPGCYPTSAILGLYPALQQGLIKTEDIVVDSKSGATGAGRKASVSSLFCEVNENFRAYNLGQHRHTPEIEQEVSVAASTPVTLSFNTHLVPIDRGILSTIYTRLNQPATLTAVHDLFTRFYAHKSWVRVLPQGALPQTKWVRGTMFCDIGLAVDPRTDRLIIVTAIDNLCRGASGQALANANIMFGLDQTLGLHGGTLIP
- a CDS encoding catalase, with translation MADKPKPTTTDAGIPVSSDEFSLTVGPDGPILLHDHYLMEQMANFNREMIPDRQPHAKGSGAFGHFEVTSDVSAYTKAAVFQPGTKTEVLARFSTVAGESGSPDTWRDVRGFALKFYTTEGNYDMVGNNTPVFFIRDPMKFQDFIHSQKRRADNGLRDNDMQWDFWTLCPESAHQVTILMSDRGIPKSYRHMNGYSSHTYMWINAQGERFWVKYHFKTDQGIDFLTQEEGDRIAGTDADYHRRDLAEAINRGEYPSWTLKVQIMPFDEAATYRFNPFDLTKVWPHGDYPLHEVGRLQLTRNPSDFHTEIEQAAFEPNNMVPGIGPSPDRMLLARLVSYSDAHRARLGVNYKHIPVNRPKSPVHSYAKGGAMRMINVSDPVYKPNSKGGPKADPQRYPEQAVWSADGEFMRTAYTLRKDDDDFGQAGTLVREVMDDAQRDRLVANVIGHLKGGVREPVLQRALDYWHNIDKHIGDRIAKGLRNT
- the rfbB gene encoding dTDP-glucose 4,6-dehydratase — translated: MNILVTGGCGFIGSNFIHYLFDTRDDVLVVNVDKLTYAGNLQNLASIEKKHGGSRYVFVHGDINDASLIMKTMRAHQIDAVVNFAAESHVDRSINDPSPFVTTNINGTQTLLEAARQLDIPRFVQISTDEVYGSLGPEGLFSETTPLAPNSPYSASKASADLLARAYHKTYGMPVVITRCSNNYGPYQFPEKLIPLVFTRAMQDESIPVYGDGLNVRDWIYVRDHCKGVAMALEKGQPGQVYNFGGHAEMANINIIKIILRELGKSESLITFVKDRPGHDRRYAMDFSLATRELGWTPDHDFASGIRETIAWYTSNMKWLRDVQSGEYRTFMNEWYSERK
- a CDS encoding GNAT family N-acetyltransferase, giving the protein MSTPNATNDQYTIVARTPKGEVVGLVGLFRHAPNPKVHEIGELMILKSYRNSHLAVDLSQVAGGNCPKRFGLQVLFSETVCNHRVSQRLALQQGMVPTGLELECMPAGAYKK
- a CDS encoding tRNA (cytidine(34)-2'-O)-methyltransferase; protein product: MQIALYEPEIPPNTGTIARLCAAVTTPLNLIEPLGFSLDDRYLKRAGLDYWPHVDVRVWKNWSSFTASLDPCVRLIMTSARKGQPHHTFSFHTKDIIVLGPETRGLPGEIMDQADYLVRIPIWGQVRSINLANCASILLYEGLRQTGELDSH